Proteins encoded together in one Porites lutea chromosome 2, jaPorLute2.1, whole genome shotgun sequence window:
- the LOC140927876 gene encoding uncharacterized protein: MIRQPSSVIIAGPSGSGKSELVEQWLRDLNMFQVKPKKIVYAYDRWQPRFERMQKKEGIQFHRGLPDPRHLTQWFGRTRGGVLVLDDLMEEGGQDKRVLDLFTKDSHHRNITVLYLTQDLFPPGKFAKTINRNAHYIVAFKNPRDQTGIRTILLQAFPDRWRQVLRLFKRITSRPFGYLMLDVHPASDDRYRLWSHLTRREGKAQVHTLPVDVPAVRKRTATRTRPGPSAKRRRTTY; this comes from the coding sequence ATGATCCGACAGCCCAGTAGTGTGATTATCGCGGGCCCGTCGGGCAGCGGCAAGAGCGAGTTAGTGGAACAATGGTTACGGGACCTGAACATGTTTCAAGTCAAACCCAAGAAGATCGTCTACGCGTACGACCGATGGCAACCCCGGTTTGAGCGTATGCAAAAGAAAGAGGGAATTCAATTTCATCGCGGGTTACCGGACCCCCGTCATTTAACCCAATGGTTTGGTCGGACGCGTGGTGGCGTGCTGGTCTTGGACGATTTGATGGAAGAAGGGGGACAGgacaaacgcgtgttggatTTGTTCACCAAAGATTCTCATCATCGCAACATTACCGTGTTGTATTTGACGCAAGATTTATTCCCACCGGGTAAATTTGCCAAGACCATTAATCGCAACGCGCATTACATTGTGGCCTTCAAGAATCCCCGGGATCAAACGGGGATACGAACCATTTTACTGCAAGCCTTTCCCGACCGATGGCGTCAAGTCTTGCGCCTATTTAAACGCATCACGTCCCGTCCCTTTGGCTATTTGATGTTGGATGTGCATCCGGCGTCGGATGATCGATACCGCCTGTGGAGTCATTTAACGCGCCGAGAAGGCAAGGCGCAAGTCCATACCCTGCCCGTGGATGTCCCTGCCGTTCGAAAACGAACTGCAACGAGAACTCGCCCGGGTCCGTCGGcaaagagaaggcggacaacaTATTGA